A region from the Bacillus sp. Marseille-P3661 genome encodes:
- a CDS encoding nucleoside deaminase, translated as MPNDLFMKKAIDMAYENVRNNTGGPFGALVVKDGEIIGEGKNQVTETNDPTAHAEIQAIRAACEYLKDFQLTGCEIYTSCEPCPMCIGAIYWARPKAVYFACTKEDAASIGFDDHFIYEEIALPIIKRKIKMEQYMVNNYDLPFKEWKESKFKREY; from the coding sequence TTGCCAAACGATTTGTTTATGAAAAAAGCAATTGATATGGCTTATGAAAATGTAAGAAACAATACAGGAGGCCCGTTTGGTGCTTTAGTAGTCAAAGATGGGGAAATTATTGGTGAAGGGAAAAATCAAGTAACAGAAACTAATGACCCCACAGCACATGCTGAAATCCAAGCCATTAGAGCTGCATGTGAGTATTTAAAGGATTTCCAATTAACTGGTTGTGAAATTTATACGAGTTGCGAGCCTTGTCCAATGTGTATAGGCGCTATTTATTGGGCAAGACCTAAAGCTGTGTATTTTGCATGTACCAAAGAAGATGCTGCATCAATCGGTTTTGATGACCATTTTATTTATGAGGAAATTGCATTACCTATAATAAAACGAAAAATTAAGATGGAACAATACATGGTAAATAACTATGACTTACCCTTTAAAGAATGGAAAGAATCGAAGTTTAAGAGAGAGTATTAA
- a CDS encoding zinc-dependent alcohol dehydrogenase gives MKTIAVTKIGSLKDSNEETRGRVEVLDFPEQELGEEDVRIKIAYCSICGSDPHLVEGIFDLEPPFGLGHEVSGTIVELGSKATKKGLKVGDRVAGNFLKFCGTCYYCLDGNEQFCENIHDYNRPGMAETIVWHESQVWKLPDDVSLEEACLLEPVSIAVRIVDKANMKVGQRVAISGGGPIGLLTLQMFKHFGATSLTLIEPIEERRNLAKQFGADYVIDPINQDVQEESAKINDGRGFDVVIEASGSPRAATVACDIASRGGTVLYIAMFPKNYEMPLNLYDKCYFNELTISGIFVAPYAFPRAVQMLPKLDLKPFTQKVFPLSQGVEAFEIHMSGKYPKVLIKCDE, from the coding sequence TTGAAAACGATTGCAGTTACTAAAATTGGTAGTTTAAAAGATTCAAATGAAGAAACTAGGGGGCGAGTAGAGGTTTTAGACTTCCCGGAACAGGAACTTGGAGAAGAAGATGTAAGAATTAAGATAGCTTATTGCTCCATTTGTGGTTCAGACCCACATTTAGTTGAAGGAATCTTTGATCTCGAGCCGCCATTTGGCCTGGGTCATGAAGTATCAGGAACAATTGTGGAACTTGGCTCAAAAGCTACGAAAAAAGGATTAAAAGTTGGCGATCGCGTTGCAGGTAATTTCCTGAAGTTTTGTGGAACATGTTATTACTGCTTAGATGGAAATGAACAATTTTGTGAAAATATCCATGATTATAATCGACCAGGAATGGCCGAAACAATTGTTTGGCATGAGTCACAGGTTTGGAAACTACCAGATGATGTCTCTTTAGAAGAAGCTTGTTTATTAGAGCCGGTTTCGATTGCTGTGCGAATTGTGGATAAAGCAAATATGAAGGTTGGACAGCGTGTAGCTATTTCAGGTGGTGGACCAATTGGACTATTAACCTTACAAATGTTTAAACATTTTGGTGCTACCTCATTAACGCTCATTGAACCTATTGAAGAAAGAAGAAATCTAGCAAAGCAATTCGGAGCAGATTATGTTATTGATCCGATTAACCAGGATGTTCAAGAAGAATCTGCAAAAATCAATGACGGCCGCGGATTTGATGTAGTTATTGAAGCATCGGGCTCTCCAAGAGCTGCAACTGTTGCATGTGATATTGCCTCTAGGGGAGGTACAGTTCTTTATATTGCAATGTTCCCGAAAAATTACGAAATGCCACTCAATTTGTATGATAAATGTTATTTTAACGAGTTGACGATTTCGGGGATATTCGTTGCACCTTACGCCTTTCCAAGAGCAGTACAAATGCTCCCAAAACTAGATTTAAAGCCTTTTACACAAAAAGTATTTCCGCTTTCACAAGGCGTTGAAGCATTTGAAATCCATATGAGTGGGAAATATCCAAAAGTATTAATTAAATGTGATGAATAA
- a CDS encoding ABC transporter permease, giving the protein MSILKTIYSQKVLVILIGMVIFASVSSPYFLKVQNLTYLVTQLSIFGIMALAMTYVVLNKEFDLSIGAVMAFSGIFMVKLIPHTGTILAIILTLLLGVVIGLITGFLIAFLGLNSFVVTLCAMFFYNGLALSVSDGRPASAQDPILNYISAGTFLSIPNLIVMLIVLSVIADYILRKTKYGRNIYAVGGDEQVARLTGISVRFYKISVFVISSVAATLAGILLTGMLNSASPFVGSDAALTVISAVVIGGTSLAGGEGSIPKTLMGLFILGILDNLLGLLNVHSFYQTFILGALLVFVIGWDFYSRSKKQVLAAAH; this is encoded by the coding sequence ATGTCCATCTTAAAAACTATTTATAGCCAAAAGGTGTTAGTAATTTTAATAGGAATGGTCATTTTCGCTTCAGTAAGTTCTCCTTATTTTTTGAAGGTACAAAATTTAACTTACTTAGTTACACAGCTTAGTATCTTTGGAATCATGGCTTTAGCTATGACTTATGTAGTATTAAATAAAGAATTTGACCTTTCAATTGGTGCTGTAATGGCGTTTTCAGGTATTTTCATGGTTAAATTGATTCCTCATACTGGGACCATCCTAGCCATCATATTAACACTTCTATTAGGTGTAGTTATTGGGTTAATTACAGGATTTTTAATAGCTTTCCTAGGATTAAATTCATTTGTTGTTACCTTGTGTGCGATGTTTTTTTATAACGGTCTTGCTTTATCGGTTTCAGATGGACGTCCGGCAAGTGCACAAGATCCAATATTAAATTATATTAGTGCAGGCACATTCTTAAGTATCCCGAATTTGATTGTCATGCTAATTGTTCTTTCAGTAATAGCAGATTATATCTTACGAAAAACGAAATATGGTCGCAATATATACGCAGTTGGTGGAGATGAACAGGTAGCAAGACTTACCGGAATTTCAGTAAGATTTTATAAAATTAGTGTATTTGTAATTTCCAGTGTGGCTGCAACACTTGCAGGAATTTTATTAACGGGCATGTTAAATTCAGCGTCTCCATTTGTTGGAAGTGATGCAGCATTAACCGTTATCTCGGCTGTTGTTATTGGAGGTACTAGTTTAGCAGGGGGAGAAGGTAGTATTCCGAAAACATTAATGGGTCTGTTTATTTTAGGAATACTTGATAATCTACTTGGCTTATTAAATGTTCATTCATTCTATCAAACGTTCATTCTAGGCGCGCTATTAGTATTTGTAATTGGCTGGGATTTTTATTCTCGTAGTAAAAAACAAGTATTAGCAGCCGCACATTAA
- a CDS encoding transketolase, with protein MGNVDIELVKQLEDKAIDIRKDLCTYIYRIATAGHLGGELSMVDVAVALYYKYMKYDPSNPEMPDRDRLILSKGHCGETLYTIYSDLGMYTMDYMVEHFNTLATGKFSMHPNRKYIEAIEASTGSLGHGLPIATGLALGARMSGEKWRTFCILGDGELQEGTNWEAFMAAGQYQLGNLVAIVDKNDLQMSGTTANTVSVDPLDEKLKAFGWDVVEINGNDMAEVCEALESLPESDPYIRRKPIAIISNTVKGAGVAFMENVIGWHAGSLSKEKLEEAIESIENTRKVRQ; from the coding sequence ATGGGAAATGTTGATATCGAATTAGTAAAACAGCTTGAAGACAAAGCGATTGATATTAGAAAGGATTTATGTACCTATATTTATCGTATAGCAACAGCCGGTCACTTAGGTGGTGAGTTGTCGATGGTTGATGTTGCTGTCGCACTATACTATAAATATATGAAGTATGATCCATCAAATCCCGAAATGCCTGATCGCGATAGACTTATTTTAAGTAAAGGACATTGTGGTGAAACATTATATACAATCTATTCAGATTTAGGTATGTACACAATGGATTATATGGTTGAGCATTTCAACACACTTGCCACTGGGAAATTTAGTATGCATCCAAACCGTAAATACATTGAAGCAATCGAAGCATCTACTGGGTCCTTAGGTCACGGCTTACCAATTGCGACAGGGCTTGCTCTAGGTGCAAGAATGTCTGGAGAAAAATGGAGAACCTTCTGTATTCTAGGCGATGGTGAGCTTCAGGAAGGAACAAACTGGGAAGCATTTATGGCAGCAGGCCAATACCAATTAGGGAATTTAGTTGCGATCGTGGATAAAAACGATTTACAAATGTCGGGCACTACTGCAAATACTGTATCAGTGGATCCGCTTGATGAGAAATTAAAAGCTTTTGGATGGGATGTTGTTGAAATAAATGGTAATGACATGGCAGAGGTTTGCGAGGCATTAGAGTCTCTTCCTGAATCTGATCCTTATATAAGAAGAAAGCCTATAGCTATTATTTCAAATACAGTCAAAGGTGCTGGTGTAGCATTCATGGAAAATGTGATTGGCTGGCATGCAGGATCTTTAAGTAAAGAGAAGTTAGAGGAAGCAATTGAGTCAATTGAAAACACAAGGAAGGTGAGACAATAA
- a CDS encoding sugar ABC transporter substrate-binding protein encodes MKKTYLLMIAILTAFVLSACAGPQESSPNTAPANTAPAEKGEASDSDFVIGALWSATSVPPVQVIKNRIEEVAAESNGTIVNMDAQFDPQTQATQARNLITQGVDAVFVNVIDPEGIVPSVKELKDAGIHVIIGTLPVSPSADEYITSFVGPNNIKAGNLAAELMQEALGEAGGKVAIIEGDPGITVTERTAGFEQALEGTNVEILEKQVSQQWDRSNALAIMQNYLTKYPDLNGIFVHNDDMAMGAIQALKQEGKLDQVTVIGLGGTFEAVDAIKAGEMYGTVTEDLVWTAEMQMEVAQKAINGEQVEKVIDVPVGKLTKDNLDSFTPTY; translated from the coding sequence GTGAAAAAAACTTATTTGTTAATGATTGCAATTTTGACAGCTTTCGTTTTATCAGCGTGTGCTGGACCACAAGAAAGTTCACCGAATACAGCCCCGGCCAATACAGCTCCAGCTGAAAAAGGGGAAGCTAGTGACTCTGATTTTGTAATTGGTGCATTGTGGTCTGCAACTTCTGTACCACCAGTACAAGTCATTAAAAATAGAATTGAAGAAGTTGCCGCTGAATCAAATGGGACAATTGTTAATATGGATGCTCAATTCGATCCGCAAACACAAGCTACACAAGCTAGAAACTTAATTACTCAAGGTGTTGACGCTGTATTTGTTAACGTAATCGACCCAGAAGGTATTGTACCAAGCGTTAAAGAATTAAAAGATGCCGGCATTCACGTTATTATAGGAACGCTGCCTGTTTCACCTTCTGCAGACGAGTATATTACGTCGTTTGTAGGTCCAAATAATATTAAAGCTGGTAATCTTGCTGCAGAATTAATGCAAGAGGCGTTAGGAGAAGCGGGTGGAAAGGTAGCCATTATTGAAGGTGATCCAGGAATTACGGTTACAGAACGCACAGCAGGATTTGAACAAGCTTTAGAAGGAACAAATGTGGAAATTTTAGAAAAACAAGTATCGCAACAATGGGATCGTTCGAATGCTTTAGCGATTATGCAAAACTACTTAACGAAGTATCCTGATCTTAATGGTATTTTCGTACACAATGATGACATGGCAATGGGTGCTATTCAAGCTTTAAAACAAGAAGGTAAGCTAGATCAAGTTACAGTAATTGGGCTGGGTGGTACTTTTGAGGCAGTTGATGCAATCAAAGCAGGAGAAATGTATGGCACGGTAACAGAAGACTTAGTTTGGACTGCGGAAATGCAAATGGAGGTTGCTCAAAAAGCGATTAATGGAGAACAGGTAGAAAAAGTTATCGATGTTCCTGTAGGAAAACTTACAAAAGACAACTTAGATAGTTTTACTCCAACTTATTAA
- a CDS encoding ABC transporter permease — METVGAVTEKRNEKLIQRMRNKVDLADVGPILALLILMIIGSILSPVFFTKGNLFNILTQVSVLGLGAIGMTYVVIGRFFDLSVAGMLSLGAVLIVGLQPYLGTIGALFAVILVALVVGLINGTILQFIKGDFGASIMITFGTGTILASLALLYTGGFTLKPQQDAVFAWFGNGSFLGIPAPIVILIFFSIILHVVLKYTTFGRSIYLTGANHEAARLSGIPIHRIRTITFMIAAVLVSIGGLIKSSQTLNGSPVVGVGFELDVIAAVAIGGTSLAGGAGNITRTLVGVLIIGVLNNVFVLIGLSNYDQMMAKGLIIVAALLLDRRNETNLMRKG, encoded by the coding sequence GTGGAAACAGTAGGAGCGGTTACTGAAAAAAGGAATGAAAAGTTGATCCAACGAATGAGGAATAAAGTGGATTTAGCGGATGTAGGTCCAATTTTGGCACTACTTATTCTAATGATTATTGGTTCAATTTTATCACCAGTATTTTTTACAAAAGGAAATCTTTTTAATATACTTACGCAAGTTTCTGTCCTTGGTTTAGGTGCCATAGGAATGACATATGTCGTTATCGGAAGGTTTTTTGACCTATCTGTAGCAGGGATGTTGTCGTTAGGTGCTGTATTAATTGTTGGATTGCAGCCTTATTTAGGTACAATTGGAGCACTTTTTGCTGTTATTCTTGTTGCATTAGTAGTTGGTCTCATAAATGGTACGATTCTTCAATTTATTAAGGGTGATTTTGGTGCTTCCATCATGATCACATTTGGAACTGGAACGATCCTTGCTTCACTTGCCCTATTGTATACCGGAGGTTTTACACTAAAACCTCAACAAGACGCTGTCTTTGCATGGTTTGGTAATGGTTCATTTTTAGGTATACCTGCACCAATCGTAATATTAATCTTCTTTTCTATTATTTTGCATGTGGTGTTGAAGTATACAACGTTTGGAAGATCGATCTACTTAACAGGTGCAAATCACGAGGCCGCACGTTTGTCGGGCATTCCTATTCATCGCATACGAACGATTACTTTTATGATTGCAGCAGTACTAGTTTCGATCGGTGGTTTAATTAAAAGCTCCCAAACCTTGAATGGTTCACCGGTAGTAGGTGTGGGATTCGAGTTAGATGTTATCGCTGCTGTTGCTATTGGCGGTACGAGTTTGGCAGGCGGAGCAGGAAATATTACTCGTACATTAGTTGGAGTACTTATCATTGGTGTACTTAATAATGTGTTTGTCCTTATTGGCTTAAGCAACTATGACCAAATGATGGCAAAGGGCTTAATTATCGTTGCTGCACTTTTACTTGATAGACGTAATGAGACAAATCTAATGAGGAAGGGGTGA
- a CDS encoding transketolase family protein: MTTRVTLNFDQILSSAREVYGTELRKMAEEGLEFAFTCSDNVAPSSTVGKFMADYPDRCFNVGIAEANQVGISAGLALSGKVVFAQVFGPFLPLRAADQIHADIAYNDVPVRLIGTHAGVTSGGGPTHNVIADLAFYRAVPNLTIVSPADANQCARVVRESMTYPGPMIIRIARGAEPDVYADNNYEFKIGKAIKIKEGSDLTLIGTGSSVYWSLKAAEELEKQGIKARVLDMHTIKPFDKEAVLQAAAETGCIVTVEDHSIHGGLGGAVAELIAESDIPCRFKRIALPDEFCVLGEPDEVYRYYGMAPEGIAETVRAFLR; the protein is encoded by the coding sequence ATGACGACAAGAGTAACATTAAATTTTGACCAAATTTTATCATCTGCTCGAGAAGTGTATGGTACCGAATTAAGGAAAATGGCAGAAGAAGGATTAGAGTTTGCATTTACTTGCTCTGATAACGTAGCACCTTCTTCTACAGTAGGTAAGTTTATGGCTGATTATCCTGATCGTTGCTTTAATGTAGGGATTGCTGAAGCGAATCAAGTAGGAATATCTGCAGGATTAGCTTTGTCAGGAAAAGTTGTTTTTGCACAAGTATTTGGACCATTTCTACCATTAAGAGCAGCAGATCAAATCCATGCTGATATTGCGTATAACGATGTACCTGTTAGATTAATAGGGACACATGCTGGTGTTACATCAGGTGGAGGTCCTACACATAATGTTATCGCTGACCTTGCCTTTTACCGGGCAGTACCAAACTTAACGATTGTTTCTCCTGCCGATGCCAATCAGTGTGCTAGGGTTGTGAGAGAATCCATGACATATCCGGGCCCAATGATAATTCGTATTGCTCGTGGAGCAGAGCCGGATGTATATGCTGATAACAATTATGAATTTAAAATTGGCAAGGCAATCAAAATTAAAGAAGGCTCTGATTTAACATTGATTGGTACAGGTAGTAGTGTCTACTGGTCATTAAAGGCTGCTGAAGAGCTAGAAAAGCAAGGGATCAAGGCGAGAGTGCTTGATATGCATACCATTAAACCGTTTGACAAAGAAGCTGTTCTTCAAGCTGCAGCTGAAACAGGATGTATTGTTACAGTAGAAGACCATAGCATTCATGGTGGTCTTGGTGGAGCCGTTGCTGAACTAATTGCCGAGTCTGATATACCTTGTAGATTTAAAAGAATTGCTCTTCCAGACGAGTTCTGTGTCCTTGGTGAGCCAGATGAAGTCTATCGTTATTATGGTATGGCACCAGAAGGAATCGCTGAAACAGTAAGAGCTTTCTTGAGATAA
- a CDS encoding SDR family oxidoreductase, producing the protein MENNIRDFSLDLFSLKGKVAIVTGANQGLGMAYAVAFAKAGADLFIPHLTDDVSEITKLIEETGQQVKFLQGDLTDKDYIQDIVDTCMREYGRIDILVNNAGASKFGEFREYPDTAWEKIMDINLNAVYYLSHRVAKEMIQKRSGKIINIASALAFTADKKCPPYTTSKHGIVGLTRVFAAETGQYNIQTNAIAPGFLVTEVNKEISQNKEYYNKINDRIPVGRWGDPYDLMGTALFLASSASDYINGFTISVDGGFASTI; encoded by the coding sequence ATGGAAAATAACATACGTGATTTTTCATTAGATCTATTTTCATTAAAAGGTAAAGTTGCAATTGTAACGGGTGCTAATCAGGGACTAGGAATGGCATACGCAGTAGCATTTGCAAAGGCTGGAGCGGATTTATTTATACCTCATCTAACAGATGATGTTTCAGAAATTACAAAATTAATTGAAGAAACTGGACAGCAAGTAAAGTTTCTACAAGGTGATTTGACAGATAAAGATTATATTCAAGACATAGTTGATACATGTATGAGGGAATACGGAAGAATTGACATTCTTGTAAATAATGCAGGAGCAAGTAAGTTTGGTGAATTTAGAGAATATCCAGATACAGCTTGGGAAAAGATCATGGATATTAACTTAAATGCGGTCTACTACTTAAGCCATAGAGTGGCAAAGGAAATGATTCAAAAAAGGTCAGGTAAGATTATTAATATTGCCTCAGCCTTAGCTTTCACAGCCGATAAAAAATGTCCGCCATATACAACAAGTAAGCATGGCATAGTTGGTTTAACTAGAGTGTTTGCAGCTGAAACAGGTCAATACAACATTCAGACAAATGCAATTGCGCCAGGTTTTCTCGTGACAGAGGTTAATAAAGAAATTAGTCAAAATAAAGAGTACTACAACAAGATAAATGACCGTATTCCAGTAGGGCGATGGGGCGATCCGTATGATTTGATGGGAACAGCATTGTTTCTAGCAAGTAGTGCATCGGATTATATTAACGGATTTACGATTAGTGTTGATGGAGGTTTTGCATCAACAATTTAA
- a CDS encoding LysR family transcriptional regulator, protein MDIKQIKYFLQICESKSFSKAAQHLYITQQGLSKAIKVLEEELEVPLFYRTKAGILLTEYGECLRSKSQNILKESNILMDEMDKLKGSNNSIINVAFAFGVLNALPTNFVTTFRDKYPNIQLNIKEYPDYDCEETIRNEKADIGFTISPIDSIDMDYSVIKSEKVCLLVNKKNPLSEKAFVDFGEIKNEKIIIVNENFKTYHNFISRCRKAGFEPNIDLSTMELILVHNLSIANCGVGVSVESVSNQIPNVNVVRFKDENFTWEICLTTKKGKSLTAATKKFMKYTLKMNEIEANIPVYK, encoded by the coding sequence TTGGATATTAAACAAATTAAGTATTTCCTTCAAATATGTGAAAGCAAAAGTTTTTCGAAGGCAGCCCAACATCTCTATATTACGCAACAGGGGTTAAGTAAGGCTATCAAAGTACTTGAAGAAGAATTGGAGGTTCCTTTATTTTACAGAACAAAAGCAGGGATACTATTAACTGAGTATGGCGAATGCCTAAGGAGTAAATCACAAAATATACTAAAAGAGTCTAATATACTAATGGATGAAATGGATAAATTAAAAGGTTCTAATAATAGTATAATTAATGTGGCATTTGCGTTTGGTGTACTAAATGCTCTTCCAACTAACTTCGTAACAACTTTTCGCGATAAATATCCGAATATCCAATTAAATATAAAAGAATATCCCGATTATGATTGTGAGGAAACGATACGTAATGAAAAAGCAGATATTGGTTTTACTATTTCGCCAATAGATAGTATAGACATGGATTATTCAGTAATTAAAAGTGAAAAAGTATGCTTATTGGTTAATAAAAAGAATCCTTTATCAGAAAAGGCTTTTGTTGATTTTGGTGAAATCAAGAATGAAAAGATCATTATTGTAAACGAAAACTTTAAGACCTATCATAATTTTATTAGTCGTTGTAGAAAAGCTGGTTTTGAGCCTAATATAGACCTTTCAACAATGGAACTAATTTTAGTTCATAATCTAAGTATCGCTAATTGTGGGGTGGGGGTAAGTGTAGAGTCGGTTTCTAATCAGATTCCTAATGTAAATGTAGTAAGATTTAAAGATGAAAACTTTACATGGGAAATCTGCTTGACAACCAAAAAAGGAAAATCTCTTACTGCTGCTACAAAAAAATTTATGAAGTATACTCTTAAGATGAATGAGATTGAAGCAAATATACCAGTTTATAAGTAA
- a CDS encoding SDR family NAD(P)-dependent oxidoreductase, with protein sequence MITSMKDAFSVKGLNVLITGGNQGIGLGIADAFCQCGANVAIMARNAEKGEKVATELNEKYNTKVGFYQGDIVKKGDPERVVAEIINDFGRIDVLVNNAGIARFFEAMNADENDFQDWHDVINVDLTGPFIMSVLVSKHMKEQGWGSIINITSNAAEIVNLPQKMVSYSAAKAGANRMTKMLAHEWAPYKIRMNAIAPGYTESDLTPPIDGDELQNLINYWTERTPTGRWGKPIEIGAMAVYLASEASEQITGAVFTIDGGYSLAN encoded by the coding sequence ATGATAACTTCAATGAAAGATGCATTTAGTGTAAAAGGGTTAAATGTCTTAATTACTGGTGGTAACCAAGGTATTGGCTTGGGTATTGCTGATGCCTTTTGTCAATGTGGCGCAAACGTCGCCATTATGGCTAGAAATGCTGAAAAAGGTGAAAAAGTGGCCACAGAACTCAACGAAAAATATAATACTAAAGTTGGATTCTACCAAGGTGATATTGTAAAAAAAGGTGACCCAGAAAGAGTGGTAGCCGAAATAATTAATGATTTCGGCAGAATTGATGTTCTTGTAAATAATGCCGGTATTGCAAGATTTTTTGAAGCTATGAATGCAGATGAAAATGATTTTCAAGATTGGCATGATGTAATAAACGTTGATTTAACCGGACCTTTTATCATGTCTGTTTTAGTTAGTAAACATATGAAAGAACAAGGTTGGGGCAGCATTATTAACATAACCTCAAATGCCGCGGAAATTGTAAATCTACCTCAAAAAATGGTTTCGTACAGTGCAGCAAAAGCTGGGGCTAATAGAATGACGAAAATGTTAGCACATGAATGGGCCCCATATAAGATTCGTATGAACGCTATTGCACCAGGATATACAGAAAGTGACCTTACTCCACCTATCGATGGCGATGAGTTACAAAATCTTATCAATTACTGGACAGAGCGTACACCAACAGGACGTTGGGGAAAACCAATTGAAATTGGCGCAATGGCTGTATATCTTGCATCCGAAGCTAGTGAACAAATAACCGGTGCAGTATTTACTATTGATGGCGGTTATTCCTTAGCAAACTAA
- a CDS encoding sugar ABC transporter ATP-binding protein: MSILQMKGISKSFPGVKALQNIELEVRKGEVHGLLGANGAGKSTLMKVLSGVIQPDEGEIYFKDEKVKFSSPLDAQQKGIVIIHQELSLVPMLSVAENIFLGRLFGSKYNVDWKEVHEKATYYLKQVGTDINPSTIVRDLSVAQMQQVEIAKALSFNADLIIMDEPSAVLSGAELKQLFETIETLTEKGVTVIYISHRLEEIDRICNRLTIMRDGKVVDTRIVKETTREEIIKGIVGRDLDEEYPTMETLEPGEEILSVKNLSLKGKLRDVSFQLKKGEILGIAGLVGAGRTEIARCIFGADKFDEGEIVYKGNTIKISNPKKAIELGIALVPEDRKEHGLITKFPLNMNFTMAALKKINKFGFIRWFKENEASKALVEKLSIKTPSIYQLALNLSGGNQQKVVVAKYLFSDADILILDEPTRGVDVGARREIYSVIQDLIKNGKSVLLISSDWPELIALSDRIVVLHEGKVKGELAGSEASPEKILQQALV, translated from the coding sequence ATGAGTATTTTGCAAATGAAGGGGATCAGTAAATCATTTCCAGGAGTAAAGGCACTGCAAAATATAGAACTAGAGGTTCGTAAAGGGGAAGTTCATGGTTTACTTGGTGCGAACGGCGCCGGGAAATCGACATTAATGAAGGTGCTTTCAGGGGTTATTCAACCAGATGAGGGTGAGATTTACTTTAAGGATGAAAAAGTAAAGTTTTCTTCTCCACTAGATGCCCAACAGAAAGGAATTGTTATCATTCACCAGGAACTTAGCCTTGTACCAATGCTATCAGTCGCTGAAAATATATTTTTGGGAAGGCTTTTCGGCAGTAAATATAATGTAGATTGGAAAGAAGTCCATGAGAAAGCGACGTATTATTTAAAACAGGTCGGAACAGATATCAATCCATCTACGATTGTAAGAGACCTTAGTGTAGCTCAAATGCAGCAGGTTGAGATTGCCAAAGCGCTTTCCTTTAATGCCGATTTAATTATTATGGATGAACCTTCTGCTGTTTTAAGTGGAGCCGAATTAAAACAATTATTTGAAACGATTGAAACATTAACCGAAAAAGGGGTAACTGTCATTTACATCTCTCATCGCCTAGAAGAGATTGATCGCATTTGCAATCGCTTAACGATTATGCGGGATGGTAAAGTTGTGGACACTAGAATTGTAAAAGAAACAACTAGAGAAGAGATTATTAAAGGTATTGTAGGCCGAGATCTAGATGAAGAATATCCAACAATGGAAACGCTGGAGCCTGGTGAAGAAATATTGTCTGTCAAAAATCTAAGCCTAAAAGGTAAACTGCGAGATGTAAGCTTTCAGTTAAAGAAAGGTGAAATTCTAGGTATTGCTGGTTTAGTAGGTGCGGGTAGAACAGAAATAGCTCGTTGCATATTCGGCGCTGATAAGTTTGATGAAGGAGAAATCGTTTATAAAGGTAATACTATAAAAATTTCCAATCCAAAAAAGGCAATTGAACTGGGAATAGCTCTTGTTCCAGAAGATAGAAAAGAACATGGGCTTATTACAAAATTTCCATTAAATATGAATTTTACAATGGCAGCATTGAAAAAGATAAATAAGTTTGGATTCATACGGTGGTTTAAGGAGAATGAGGCCTCTAAAGCGTTAGTAGAAAAGCTTAGTATTAAGACACCATCCATTTATCAATTAGCTTTAAATTTAAGTGGAGGTAATCAGCAAAAGGTAGTGGTAGCCAAGTATTTATTTTCGGATGCTGATATTTTAATACTCGATGAACCAACAAGAGGTGTGGATGTTGGGGCAAGAAGAGAAATTTACTCTGTCATTCAAGATTTAATTAAGAATGGAAAATCCGTTTTGTTAATTTCATCTGATTGGCCTGAACTTATTGCTTTAAGTGATCGAATTGTTGTTCTTCATGAAGGCAAGGTAAAAGGGGAATTGGCAGGATCTGAAGCAAGTCCTGAAAAGATCCTTCAACAAGCGCTAGTTTAA